Part of the Mytilus trossulus isolate FHL-02 chromosome 2, PNRI_Mtr1.1.1.hap1, whole genome shotgun sequence genome is shown below.
ACATTTTACTTTATAATGAAATGTAATTGacttcattttaatattttcttattttaccttaataattcatataaaaagattatcttagatatatatatatatactgaattGACTGTATGACATGTAAACAAATTAGAACATTTCACCTTTTTGAGGgacttattttgaaattataaattattttccaGCACTCTAAACTATCACACACGAGAAAACATACTGGGTGGCTACACCTGAAGTGACGTATGTGAACTTTTGGGGATTCTGCACAATGCAGgattaattaaaaacaatttagcaaacaaatagacaatatatatgttgtgtacatgttatcatttataatttgcattttgactttgtacaaattgtaatttgtacaaaaagtgcatgtacaaaataatgaatatttgacaaaaattcacttataacttgtacaataattcatattattgtatagcaatataatatttcccacagaaagtaaccaaaagttagcgtgcaataaatcttcaaaattcatgacgttaTCAACGagaaaatcttagtttaaaccaatttttactttcaaatattatattgctatacaataaaagggttattgcatgcatattgtccctcgtagaacatatattgcactcgaaagctcgtgcaatataagattctactcgggacaatattcaccaatattcatgcaataaccctataatatgTATTGTAACGTGTAACCGGGCGGGGACGTTTAGATGTTTTTATCCTCGGGTTCGTACCAGTTTCCTGGATTTGAAAAGCAATTCAAAAGTTCTAAAGTCAATAAAAAGTTACACTATCACTATCAAATATGAAAGAAATACTTAACTACATACAACGATTTTCAACACCTATCAACCTAACCCGAACTTGTtgaattaaaactgtttaaaacccTTTCTGTCCGATACTGTTTAAAACCAACTGTTTGAAACTATAGTCTGGAACCTAAATGTATAGAACTGGTTtgaaacctaaatgtataaAACTGGTCTGGAACCTAAATGTATGAAACCGGTCAGACGGTTTGGAACtattgtctgaaacctaaatgtttggaacctgtctggaacctaaatgtttgaaactggtcagacggtttggaactattgtctgaaacctaaatgtttggaacctgtctggaacctaaatgtttgaaactggtcagacggtttggaactattgtctgaaacctaaatgtttggaacctgtctgaaacctaaatgtttggaacctgtctgaaacctaaatgtttgaaacgggtcagacggtttggaactattgtctgaaacctaaatgtttggaacctgtctgaaacctaaatgtttgaaacGGGTCAAACGGTTTGGAACTATTGTCTGAAACCTGAATAAAACGAATGTATGGAAACTATTCAAACTGTTGTAAACTTTCGACGTATGAAActtgattaaaatatatttataaaacggTTGGAACAAGGTAGCACTAAGGTATGGTTTAACAGCAAACACTCACTGCAATAGTGAGAGATGTGGAACGCAAAACCTTAGCACTAACCCTGTTTATACAACTTCTACGTAACCGAAACTATTTATATCTTCTCAACAGGTTTCAAACACTCCACTTGTGAATACTCCACTTGTGAATACTCCTGCTACTCGTCTTTAAATTTTAACGGTCCAACCTTTTTTTAATCTTCTTCTTACGACGTATCTGATAAGAATGACAATTTacacaacaaatggaagtttttaacgaccttgactggctatacagcccttgcacggtcggttcAATTTAATTTACACACTGGATAGCTACCCACTATTTATACTTTTAACGCGGACCTCGAAGAGAGCACCCTAGTAACAACTGTACAGGTAAAGCGTCTGGTAGCAACCaaggataaagggatgattttagaTACAGTTTTCAACGATAAAAAGATGATATGggaaactaatagagatatcggAAAACATATAACTGTAAAATTATTATAACCttcttaaacattgttaaactgCAAATTCGTAACAGTATTTTGGTGAAAATACCGTTGTTAGTAAGTAAGTAAtgactttatttaaagaggatGACATAATTAGCTTTCGCTTATCTACCTTGAGGCCCTCACGTTGTTATTAAATGACCTTACAGTAcatcttatttacaaaatacaaaagtgTTTTTTATCATTCGTTTGGGCAGATGAGTGAATCATAGCATAATAAATTGCATCTTTTGACTTTCACATTTATCTCTGactttttaatcaatttttgacTGCTAGTTACTTTGGGGTCAATTgctgtggtcataaaccttgtgtcaaaatttcatagatttctatttacttaaacaaaggttatagtgcgaaaaccaagaaaaatgcttactatatttgggccccttttggcccccaattcctaaactgttgggaccaaaactcccaaaatcaatcccacccttccttttgtggtcataaaccttgtgtttgaatttcatagatttctattttcttatactaaagttatatatatatagtgcgaaaaccaaatgtcttcggacgacgacgacgacgccaacgtgataccaatatacgaccaaaattttttcaatttttgcggtcgtatgaAAACGACCAATTTTCCTTGAAATCTCCAATTCAGGGCCAGAAACCAAACAACCGATTgttcaattcatctgaaaatttcagggcagatcgATCTAGGCTTGCTTATCAATTTTACCtctcgtcagatttgctctaaatgctatggtttcagagatattagccaaaatctacatttcaccccattgttctatttttagccatggcggcaatCTGGGGTGGTTGgtcaggtcaccggacacatttttataaattagatacccaaatgataattgtggccaagtttggtttaatttggacAGTTTCCGAAAAGAAGATATTGTAAAAGTTgaggacgccggacgcaaaagctcacttggccctttgggccaggagAGCTAATAAAGACCATAACTCAAAATCTTAactttgaaccatgaaaatgaggtcaaggtcagatgacacctgccagttggacattaGCACCTTACAATcctttccatacaccaaatatacttgTCAAAGATTCACGACCTTGTTCAAACGTACCCAACGTTACTATTGTTGACGTAACGTTATTGTAACGCAAACTTGTATGGGATCTGAATTATAGAATTGAAAGCAACACAACGTCTTTTTATTGCCTACAAAAGCGAAGTACTAACCCTAGCATCATAGCATCTTACATATTGGTACCGTGACCAGGATAAGCTGAAAGCAGTGAGAGGAGGCCACAGAAGCGCCGTAACCAGACAGATTCACAAAACTGACGAGAAAATCAACGAAGGAGAGATCACCCGACGGGACATTCATAGTGCCATTGAAAACCTTGAACGTAAACATGAACTTTTGCAGAAACTAGACGCTGAAATATTGGATTCCTTGGATGCAGAAAGTGTGGAACAGGAAATTTTGGATGCAGACGAATTTAATCAGCATATAGACATTAATATTCGCCGCTACAAAGAATGTGATTTGGAGTTGAAATCAAGTACACCTCAGGATTCGGTGAGTCAATTAACCTCAAGTATCGTACAAAATACTAGTACAACGCATTCATCTTCAAATAATTTCAATCAGAATACAAATCAGCACATGCAAACATCGACAAGTGCAAACTCACAAGGAGAATATGAGATCAACAGAGATCCGCCattaaatgaaacttataaGTTCTATCACAAACTTCCAAAACTAGATTTGCCGACTTTTTCGGGAGATTTACTTCTATGGCAAACTTTCTGGGAATCGTACGAAACTACTGTCCATACAAACCCATCATTGACAAACGTACAACGTTTCACATACTTGAAGGCCCAGCTTCACGGAGAAGCGGAAAGTTGCATATCGGGATTGTCACTTACACACGCAAACTATGAGCAAGCAATTTCATTACTACAAGCGCGATATGGTCAACAAGGAATCATTATTGATGCACATATGCAAAAACTAGTCGATTTGCCAAACCCCACAATGTCATTAAACAGTCTCAGAACATTCTATGACAAAGTTGAAACTAGTATTAGAGGCCTAGAATCACTAGGACAGTGTCAAACAAATTTTGGAACAGTACTTACACCCATCATCTTTAGAAAACTACCACCGGAATTGAGAACTACATTGACAAGAGAGCATGATACAAGTACATGGACCATAGACTTACTACGGAAGGCTATAGGTAAGGAGCTGCGCGCTCAACAAGCTGGCCACGCTATGAACACAGATAATTTAACCCCTACCGCATCGTTTGTAACAAAGGCTACAATGAAAGGAAATTATAGACCAGTCAATAGAGTACACACAAATTCCAGGAACAACACTGAATCGAATAAACCCAAGCCATGCATATTTTGCAACAAATCCCATTCAGCTGTTGATTGCTCAGAGATTAAAGATAATGCCAGTCGTTACGAAATAGTCAAGAAAAAACAACTTTGTTTCAACTGTTTTGGTAAACATAAGATATCAGAATGTAGATCACGATATAAATGTCGTAAATGTGACAAGAGACATCACACTGCTCTATGTAATCAGGAAATTCAAGCACCTGTACCTCCCGCTGATGCCGCCGCTGTCAATACAGTAAATGTTAATGGAGAAGAAAGTAACCCTATGTCAACGTTTTACACGTCAACACCACAAGCACAGGCACACACCGAGATACTTCTTAAGACAGCAGTAGCACCTGTATGGTTCGAGGATCGGAGCGCGATGTCTAACATTTTACTAGATGAAGGGTCtcagaaatcatttatttcagaAGATTTAGCAGCACAATTACAACTTAAACCTTGTGGAAATTCTACAATTAGTTTATCAACTTTTGGAAACGCCAACCAGAACGTGAGACACATGGATAAGGCTCAGATTACTTTAGAAATTGAAACTGGTGGATTTATTCCTATGGATGTACTGATAGTACCGCGCATTGCCGCACCCCTCAGTAATGTTACAAATGTCATCGCTTCAAAACTGCCATATCTCAAAGGATTACGATTAGCTAACCCAGTCACAGAGGATGGGAAATTTGAACTTTCTCTTTTAATTGGAGCGGACTACTATTGGAGTATTGTGCAGGATCACGTGATCAGAGGAGATGGGCCAACGGCCGTAAAATCCCGTTTGGGATACTTGTTGTCAGGACCGATGCATACTTTTACAGGAGAACAATCATCAACAGGAATGTTTAATGTACTGATTCAACATCAGCAAGAGGAAAGCAGCCTGGAAAAGTTTTGGGATTTAGAATCTATTGGTGTCAAAGCAGACGAATTAGAAACAACCACCATGAAAGACTTCAATGATGAATACGAAACAAAATGCATAACTTACCAAGATAATCGCTATACCGCAAAACTGCCATGGAGAAATGATTTCAATGAGTTACCTACGAACTATAATGTCACTTTACGCAGAACTTGTAATATGATCGATAGACTCAAAAAGGATACCAACATGCTGAAAATGTATGGCGACATAATTAAGGACCAAAAACGCCGAGGGTTCATTGAGCAGGTAACAGAAAATGGAAATCAGTCAAACAGAATTCACTACATTCCTCACCATGCAGTAAAAAAGGACTCATCTACGACTCCTATACGTATAGTCTATGATTGTAGTTGTAACGAATCACCTCACAAGGCTAGTTTAAACGATTGTCTCATGTCAGTTCCGCCGATGTTAAACGATTTGACGGGAATTTTAGCTAGATTCAGATTATACAAGCACGCAGTGACTACCGACATAGAGAAAGCGTTTTTGAATGTCGAACTGGATAAAGAAGATAGGGACGTCACAAGATTTTTTTGGTTGAGTGATCCATCTGACCCAGACAGTCCACTGATAACTTACCGTTTTAGAGTCGTTCTATTTGGAACTACATGCTCACCTTACATCTTGAATGCCACCCTTATGAAGCACTTCAAACTCAATTCTTGTAAAACAGCCGAGATACTGAAAAACGACCTGTATGTTGACAATGTTTTGTCAAGCTTCTGGGATGAGAAAGAAATGCTGAAATTCTACAGAGAATCACGAGATTTATTGGCAAGAGGAGGATTCAATCTGAGATCATGGACGTCAAATAGCACAGAATTACTACGCTTAGCCCAATCTGAAAAATGCATAGAAAGAGATACGAACATCAAAATTCTTGGTCTCCGTTGGAATGTGAACAACGATCAAATCTCGTTTCGAAACAACATAAATACAACAACGGAAAGGATAATAACAAAACGTGAGATCTTAAAACAATCTTCAAACATTTATGATCCGCTAGGTCTGCTTAGCCCCGTCACCGTCAGAACAAAGATGTTAATGCAATTGTTGTGGAAAGAAAAGTTTGCATGGGACTGCCCTTTACCAAAAGAAATCGAATCAACATGGAGTGATTTGACCAAAGATCTACAATTTGCAATGAACATTGAGATTCCTAGATGTTATTTTGAGTGTTCAGGAATAACGGACATTGAAACAGCAGAATTACATATTTTCACAGATTCAAGTCAACTAGCTTATGGAACCTGTGCGTATCTTGTCACAGAAAAGGAGTCTGCATTAGTAATGGCAAAGAATCGAGTTGCCCCATTGAAAAGTGTCACTCTACCTAATCTTGAACTGATGGCTGCCTTTTTAGGGGCTCGACTTGCGAAACATCTTATTCATAATCTACATATTGGAAACTTACAAATCAACTTCTGGTGTGACAGTCAGATCGTTTTG
Proteins encoded:
- the LOC134705798 gene encoding uncharacterized protein LOC134705798 encodes the protein MTPASWTLAPYNPFHTPNILVKDSRPCSNKLDAEILDSLDAESVEQEILDADEFNQHIDINIRRYKECDLELKSSTPQDSVSQLTSSIVQNTSTTHSSSNNFNQNTNQHMQTSTSANSQGEYEINRDPPLNETYKFYHKLPKLDLPTFSGDLLLWQTFWESYETTVHTNPSLTNVQRFTYLKAQLHGEAESCISGLSLTHANYEQAISLLQARYGQQGIIIDAHMQKLVDLPNPTMSLNSLRTFYDKVETSIRGLESLGQCQTNFGTVLTPIIFRKLPPELRTTLTREHDTSTWTIDLLRKAIGKELRAQQAGHAMNTDNLTPTASFVTKATMKGNYRPVNRVHTNSRNNTESNKPKPCIFCNKSHSAVDCSEIKDNASRYEIVKKKQLCFNCFGKHKISECRSRYKCRKCDKRHHTALCNQEIQAPVPPADAAAVNTVNVNGEESNPMSTFYTSTPQAQAHTEILLKTAVAPVWFEDRSAMSNILLDEGSQKSFISEDLAAQLQLKPCGNSTISLSTFGNANQNVRHMDKAQITLEIETGGFIPMDVLIVPRIAAPLSNVTNVIASKLPYLKGLRLANPVTEDGKFELSLLIGADYYWSIVQDHVIRGDGPTAVKSRLGYLLSGPMHTFTGEQSSTGMFNVLIQHQQEESSLEKFWDLESIGVKADELETTTMKDFNDEYETKCITYQDNRYTAKLPWRNDFNELPTNYNVTLRRTCNMIDRLKKDTNMLKMYGDIIKDQKRRGFIEQVTENGNQSNRIHYIPHHAVKKDSSTTPIRIVYDCSCNESPHKASLNDCLMSVPPMLNDLTGILARFRLYKHAVTTDIEKAFLNVELDKEDRDVTRFFWLSDPSDPDSPLITYRFRVVLFGTTCSPYILNATLMKHFKLNSCKTAEILKNDLYVDNVLSSFWDEKEMLKFYRESRDLLARGGFNLRSWTSNSTELLRLAQSEKCIERDTNIKILGLRWNVNNDQISFRNNINTTTERIITKREILKQSSNIYDPLGLLSPVTVRTKMLMQLLWKEKFAWDCPLPKEIESTWSDLTKDLQFAMNIEIPRCYFECSGITDIETAELHIFTDSSQLAYGTCAYLVTEKESALVMAKNRVAPLKSVTLPNLELMAAFLGARLAKHLIHNLHIGNLQINFWCDSQIVLKWLQSTKPLKKFVANRVKEIKESNENQKWRYCPTDANPADLLTRGITGTKFINNRLWFHGPEWITDKTQWPTWSGNEIVENENIMEIPTNQTSEKQHVLLTSQKRQELGIHKIMDIERYSSLKTLIRVTAYVMRFIQNCKLARSARTLSELTVNEIQHATLTWIQTVQKSEYHEVFNYFNKSVTVKPSIVRQLNLYFDEKNALRCRGRIQHAPLEESAKHPYLLPPLHRLTSLIIMDAHINHLHEGVNSTVTHLRQVYWIPRIRQRVKVILRKCVNCRKVTGHAYQQPDPPPLPKERLHEDIPFTVTGVDFAGPMYVRNTDNIKSKVYLCLFTCASTRAVHLELVNNLSEPTFMLAFRRFASRRSLPKLLISDNALTFEAASREIKHLTNSNLVRESLSSTGTNWKFITKKAPWFGGFYERLIGLTKMCLKKVLGSNCVDLETLQTVLTEIEATLNDRPLTYVSSDLADPEPLTPSHLLYGRKITRLPYPVSENNGHFEPINFNKRVQLQRDILNHFQQRWKYEYLTSLREHHRSVGNNEQSIAIGDVVQIHDEILRNSWKLAVVEELVKGEDNLIRTVKLRTKNGTTNRPITKLYPIEVNCIESEPEDVTRPKMFRQAKSDAVQKIHEWTK